One Tripterygium wilfordii isolate XIE 37 chromosome 10, ASM1340144v1, whole genome shotgun sequence DNA segment encodes these proteins:
- the LOC120007838 gene encoding transcription factor MYB15-like, with protein MRTPYCDKAGMKKGTWTPEEDTKLIAYVTRYGCWNWRQLPKFAGLSRCGKSCRLRWMNYLRPNVKRGNYTKEEEETIIRLHASMGNKWSAIAAQLPGRTDNEIKNYWHTNLKKHVNQKTVRVMINDEENSSIIETNQGEKSIRPINEYKIQNSANVEVLESSSSSSMEESATELASALTAIETSSDLIRQDELDFWETCGGDFWTEPFVPDNMYNHSNDHYLVSLVEPAGEFQSPYLDQEILCSYGFY; from the exons aTGAGAACTCCTTACTGTGACAAAGCTGGAATGAAGAAGGGTACATGGACACCAGAAGAAGATACAAAGCTAATAGCATATGTTACAAGGTATGGCTGCTGGAATTGGCGACAACTCCCCAAATTTGCTG GTCTATCAAGGTGTGGGAAGAGTTGCAGATTAAGATGGATGAATTATTTGAGGCCAAATGTGAAGAGAGGAAATTATactaaagaagaagaggaaaccaTCATCAGATTGCATGCATCTATGGGGAATAA ATGGTCTGCTATTGCTGCTCAATTACCCGGAAGAACTGACAATGAGATCAAGAACTACTGGCACACCAACCTCAAGAAACACGTTAACCAAAAGACGGTCAGGGTGATGATCAATGATGAAGAAAACTCTAGTATCAttgaaacaaatcaaggagAGAAGTCAATCAGACCAATCAACGAgtacaaaattcaaaattctgcTAATGTTGAAGTTCTTGAAAGCTCATCGTCTTCGTCGATGGAAGAATCAGCAACGGAATTAGCCTCAGCTCTGACTGCAATAGAGACAAGTTCGGACTTGATTCGTCAAGACGAGCTTGATTTCTGGGAAACATGTGGTGGAGATTTCTGGACTGAACCATTTGTGCCAGATAACATGTATAACCATTCCAATGATCACTACCTCGTGTCGCTGGTTGAACCTGCTGGAGAATTTCAATCTCCATATCTTGATCAGGAAATTTTATGCTCTTATGGTTTCTACTAA